In Bradyrhizobium guangxiense, the following are encoded in one genomic region:
- a CDS encoding adenylate/guanylate cyclase domain-containing protein has product MAGANDKTRFLREGLFAKYVVSLVGLVVFVLAVNGAMETWISYRATRTQLTDGLEDKAQAAARRIEQSISELDRQISWVTRASQDTLEKRRADYASLLHQVSVVNQLFQLNGEGREVLRVSRQSTTTGSNADLSRDARFTETVARGVSYAPAWFADGTPLMSISVAHSGFNAGVTVAEIDLSFLSDFLSDAQVGKAAFAYVVDPRGRVLATSSKGPDVGKDLSKLPQVAAAITPSREPDTSGTDFNGQSVMSAASTVPKLGWSVLFEQPSTQALMPIRDQLVRIALLIGMGLMVAILAGTLLARRMIIPITALRDGAYRLGEGDFSHRIDVHTSDELEDLAGQFNRMAGQIQETYSNLETKVEERTRDLAQSINELKVLEEVGRALAASLDLDAVLPTIAARAIEITHADAVLIYGFDAERRRFNLVEADGIDKSAEGAHVTIEGGENILSDAAESGEPIALPNLDQAAEQPLREAAIAAGFHSVLVVPLLDQQGTLGSLVVLRRAEGEFAGSIIGLMRTFANQAVLAMRNARLFTEVDHKGRELEAANATVRAQADKLRMQTEQLKDWNKSLEERVKTQLGEIERIRKLERFLAPQVAQLIASSDSPEGLLTSQRREVTVVFCDLRGFTAFTEATEPEEAMNVLREYHAALGELIFKYEGTLDKYAGDGVMILFNAPIQFEDHTKRAVKMAVEMRDTIGPLTERWRNRGHSLGFGIGIALGYATLGQVGFEQRLEYAAIGSVTNLASRLCGEAKPNQIVVSRRVYGMVEPWVEARALDDLQLKGFNHPVLAMEILNWREQVDNVVDASAVRRRG; this is encoded by the coding sequence ATGGCAGGAGCGAACGACAAGACACGGTTTCTGCGCGAGGGCCTATTCGCCAAATACGTCGTCTCCCTCGTCGGCCTCGTCGTGTTCGTCCTCGCCGTCAACGGCGCGATGGAGACCTGGATCTCCTACCGCGCCACCCGGACCCAGCTGACCGACGGCCTGGAGGACAAGGCGCAGGCAGCGGCCCGGCGCATCGAGCAGTCGATCTCCGAGCTCGATCGCCAGATCAGCTGGGTGACGCGGGCGAGCCAGGACACGCTCGAGAAGCGCCGCGCCGACTACGCATCGCTGCTGCACCAGGTCTCGGTGGTCAACCAGCTGTTCCAGCTCAACGGCGAAGGGCGCGAGGTGCTGCGCGTCTCGCGGCAATCGACCACGACCGGCAGCAACGCCGATCTCTCCCGCGACGCACGCTTCACCGAGACCGTTGCCCGCGGCGTCAGCTATGCGCCGGCGTGGTTCGCCGACGGCACGCCCTTGATGTCGATCTCGGTGGCGCATTCCGGCTTCAATGCCGGCGTCACCGTCGCCGAGATCGATCTCAGCTTTCTCTCCGACTTCCTGTCCGACGCGCAAGTCGGCAAGGCGGCCTTTGCCTATGTGGTCGATCCGCGCGGCCGCGTGCTGGCGACGTCCTCGAAGGGGCCCGATGTCGGCAAGGACCTGTCGAAGCTGCCGCAGGTCGCGGCCGCGATCACACCTAGCCGGGAGCCCGACACGTCGGGCACCGACTTCAACGGTCAATCGGTGATGAGCGCCGCGAGCACCGTGCCGAAGCTCGGCTGGAGTGTGCTGTTCGAGCAGCCGAGCACGCAGGCCCTGATGCCGATCCGCGACCAGCTGGTGCGCATCGCGCTGCTGATCGGCATGGGCCTGATGGTCGCGATCCTCGCCGGCACGCTGCTCGCCCGCCGCATGATCATTCCGATCACGGCGCTGCGCGACGGCGCCTACAGGCTCGGCGAAGGCGATTTCAGTCATCGCATCGACGTGCACACCTCGGACGAGCTGGAGGACCTCGCCGGCCAGTTCAACCGCATGGCCGGCCAGATCCAGGAGACTTATTCGAACCTGGAGACCAAGGTCGAGGAGCGCACGCGCGATCTGGCGCAGTCGATCAACGAGCTGAAGGTGCTGGAGGAGGTCGGCCGCGCGCTCGCCGCCTCGCTCGATCTCGACGCCGTGCTGCCAACGATCGCCGCGCGCGCGATCGAGATTACCCATGCCGATGCCGTGCTGATCTACGGCTTCGATGCCGAGCGGCGCCGCTTCAACCTGGTGGAGGCCGATGGCATCGACAAGTCCGCCGAGGGCGCGCACGTCACCATCGAGGGAGGCGAGAACATCCTGAGCGATGCCGCAGAGAGCGGCGAGCCGATCGCGCTGCCCAATCTCGACCAGGCCGCCGAGCAGCCGCTGCGCGAGGCCGCAATCGCCGCCGGCTTCCATTCGGTGCTGGTGGTGCCGCTGCTCGACCAGCAGGGCACGCTCGGCTCGCTGGTGGTGCTGCGCCGCGCCGAAGGCGAGTTCGCCGGCAGCATCATCGGCCTGATGCGCACCTTCGCCAACCAGGCCGTGCTGGCGATGCGCAATGCGCGCCTGTTCACCGAGGTCGACCACAAGGGCCGCGAGCTGGAGGCCGCCAACGCGACCGTGCGCGCCCAGGCTGACAAGCTGCGGATGCAGACCGAGCAGCTCAAGGACTGGAACAAGTCGCTGGAGGAGCGGGTCAAGACCCAGCTCGGCGAGATCGAGCGCATCCGCAAGCTCGAGCGCTTCCTGGCGCCGCAGGTGGCGCAGCTGATCGCCTCCTCCGACAGCCCCGAAGGCTTGCTCACCAGCCAGCGCCGTGAGGTGACGGTGGTGTTCTGCGATTTGCGCGGCTTCACCGCGTTCACGGAAGCGACCGAGCCGGAAGAGGCGATGAACGTGCTGCGCGAGTATCACGCCGCGCTCGGCGAGCTGATCTTCAAATATGAGGGCACGCTCGACAAATATGCCGGCGACGGCGTGATGATCCTGTTCAACGCGCCGATCCAGTTCGAGGACCACACCAAGCGCGCCGTGAAGATGGCGGTGGAGATGCGCGACACCATCGGCCCGCTGACCGAGCGCTGGCGCAACCGCGGCCACAGCCTCGGCTTCGGCATCGGCATTGCGCTCGGCTACGCCACGCTCGGCCAGGTCGGCTTCGAGCAGCGGCTGGAATATGCCGCGATCGGCAGCGTCACCAACCTCGCCTCGCGCCTGTGCGGCGAGGCCAAGCCCAACCAGATCGTGGTGAGCCGCCGCGTCTACGGCATGGTCGAGCCCTGGGTCGAGGCCCGCGCCCTCGACGATCTCCAGCTCAAGGGTTTCAATCACCCCGTGCTGGCGATGGAGATCCTGAACTGGCGCGAGCAGGTGGATAATGTGGTGGATGCCTCGGCGGTGCGGCGGCGGGGGTAG
- a CDS encoding ABC transporter permease: MQGSLAINLARIAIIVAILALWELLSRTGIVNPRLLPSASDTFATLGDLLQRAAVQKDLMVTATEVLTAFALAVPVGTLIGFLVAENRYFADVAKPLLFFAFSIPKSIFLPMFILVFGVGFAQKVGFGFFSTIFIVIMSTTTAVESVKVEHLTVARSYGATPWQTAFRVYLPSMLPVLLEALRISMIFNLTGVILAEMYASRDGIGHQIATWGENFQMKQLLAGVVMVAAIAMTFNELVRWVETRCSHWRT; the protein is encoded by the coding sequence ATGCAGGGCTCGCTCGCCATCAACCTCGCGCGGATCGCGATCATCGTCGCGATCCTGGCGCTGTGGGAGCTGCTGTCGCGCACCGGCATCGTCAATCCGCGTCTGCTGCCGTCTGCGTCCGACACGTTCGCAACGCTCGGTGATCTCCTGCAGCGCGCGGCGGTGCAGAAGGACCTGATGGTGACTGCGACCGAGGTGTTGACGGCGTTCGCGTTGGCCGTGCCTGTCGGGACGCTGATCGGCTTCCTGGTCGCCGAGAATCGCTACTTCGCCGACGTCGCCAAGCCGCTGCTGTTCTTCGCCTTCAGCATCCCGAAATCGATCTTCCTGCCGATGTTCATCCTGGTGTTCGGCGTCGGCTTTGCCCAGAAGGTCGGCTTCGGCTTCTTCTCCACGATCTTCATCGTGATCATGTCGACCACGACGGCGGTGGAATCGGTCAAGGTCGAGCATCTGACGGTGGCGCGCTCCTACGGAGCCACGCCATGGCAGACCGCGTTCCGCGTCTATCTGCCGAGCATGCTGCCGGTGCTGCTGGAGGCGCTCAGGATCTCCATGATCTTCAACCTCACCGGCGTGATCCTCGCCGAGATGTACGCCTCGCGCGACGGCATCGGCCACCAGATCGCGACCTGGGGCGAAAATTTCCAGATGAAGCAGCTTCTCGCCGGCGTCGTGATGGTCGCTGCGATCGCCATGACCTTCAACGAACTTGTCAGATGGGTGGAAACGCGATGCAGCCATTGGCGAACGTGA
- a CDS encoding GntR family transcriptional regulator produces the protein MSGSPGDGPRSLTSALHERLRADILATRLLPGQKLHIAGLAKQFSVSLAAVREALSRLVADGLVQASDQRGFRVSPVSLADLADVTQTRIDIEGLALRRSIERGDDAWLAAVKSTWTDLKAVPYHYPDDPTVHYEEWVIRHRIFHRALVNACGSPWLLGFRDVLHEQSERYRRLSIRREVGGKPRDVEAEHEAIVVAVVKRDADAAVRALSKHFGITKAFVELAASRIAEVSRAT, from the coding sequence ATGTCCGGGAGCCCCGGGGACGGTCCGCGCAGCCTGACGTCGGCGCTGCATGAGCGGTTGCGCGCCGATATTTTGGCGACGCGGCTGCTGCCGGGCCAGAAGCTGCATATCGCCGGCCTCGCCAAGCAATTCTCGGTCAGCCTTGCGGCCGTGCGCGAAGCCCTGTCGCGCCTGGTCGCCGACGGCCTCGTGCAGGCCTCGGACCAGCGCGGCTTCCGCGTCAGCCCGGTGTCGCTCGCCGATCTCGCCGACGTGACCCAGACCCGGATCGACATCGAGGGGCTGGCGCTGCGCCGCTCGATCGAGCGGGGCGATGATGCCTGGCTCGCCGCGGTGAAGTCGACCTGGACGGATCTGAAAGCCGTCCCCTATCATTACCCCGACGATCCGACCGTGCATTACGAGGAGTGGGTGATCCGTCACCGCATATTCCACCGCGCGCTGGTCAACGCCTGCGGCTCGCCATGGCTGCTCGGCTTCCGCGACGTGCTGCACGAGCAAAGCGAGAGATATCGGCGTCTGTCGATCCGACGCGAGGTCGGCGGCAAGCCGCGCGATGTCGAGGCAGAGCACGAGGCGATCGTCGTGGCCGTGGTGAAGCGCGATGCCGATGCGGCCGTTCGCGCATTGTCGAAGCATTTCGGCATCACCAAGGCGTTCGTCGAGCTCGCCGCCTCGCGCATTGCGGAGGTGAGCCGCGCGACCTGA
- a CDS encoding ABC transporter ATP-binding protein translates to MQPLANVTPLKPAPRAGAIEVKNVGQVFKTRSQDVVALEDVSLEIKPGRFVVLVGPSGCGKSTLLMMMAGLRQQTAGTITISGAPILQPDPDRVGVVFQEASLFPWLTAEENVEFPLALRGVPKAERRAKAQDALKLVGLEGFGRRHPHELSGGMKQRVSIARGLVQDPPVLLMDEPFAALDEQTRMTMGDELLRIWAATGKTVVFVTHSLTEAVYLADEVIVMSARPGRIVDHLQVQLPRPRTYEMLSGDAFGSLRDRIWRHIRKSA, encoded by the coding sequence ATGCAGCCATTGGCGAACGTGACCCCGTTGAAACCCGCCCCGCGCGCCGGCGCGATCGAGGTGAAGAATGTCGGCCAGGTGTTCAAGACCCGGTCGCAAGACGTCGTCGCGCTGGAGGACGTCTCGCTCGAGATCAAGCCCGGCCGCTTCGTGGTGCTGGTCGGCCCCAGCGGCTGCGGCAAGTCGACGCTTCTGATGATGATGGCGGGGCTGCGCCAGCAGACCGCGGGCACCATCACCATCAGCGGTGCGCCGATCCTGCAGCCTGATCCCGACCGGGTCGGCGTGGTGTTCCAGGAGGCGAGCCTGTTTCCGTGGCTGACCGCCGAGGAGAATGTCGAATTTCCCCTGGCGTTGCGGGGAGTCCCCAAGGCCGAGCGGCGCGCCAAGGCGCAGGATGCGCTCAAGCTGGTCGGGCTCGAAGGTTTCGGCCGGCGACATCCGCACGAATTGTCGGGCGGCATGAAGCAGCGCGTCTCGATCGCGCGCGGGCTGGTGCAGGATCCGCCGGTGCTGCTCATGGACGAGCCGTTCGCGGCACTCGACGAGCAGACGCGCATGACCATGGGCGACGAGCTGCTGCGCATCTGGGCGGCGACCGGCAAGACCGTCGTCTTCGTCACGCACAGCCTCACCGAAGCGGTCTATCTCGCCGACGAGGTGATCGTGATGTCGGCGCGGCCCGGCCGAATCGTCGACCACCTTCAGGTCCAGCTGCCGCGTCCGCGGACCTATGAGATGCTCAGCGGCGATGCCTTCGGCAGCTTGCGCGACCGCATCTGGCGGCACATCCGGAAATCGGCGTGA
- a CDS encoding ABC transporter substrate-binding protein — translation MKINRRDACLSLVAAAILAGPASAAETIRVGLPTKTYWPTTIAETAVRQKLFEKEGIQAELTIYRSGAETFEGMAAGAADIILDPPSLVSAGRKKGVMSRIVANAAMGNFGWQLMVPTKSTLEVKDLNGKKVAITAAGSGSDLLALWTIQDKKIDFTRVPVGGGGLVPNLLAGNVDAAVVYSPLSFQISKSGEAKSILDYATAVPPNLTAGWIVLDKFAEAKPQLVQKAVNALYGAVAFMRANRDVTVKLIAELYEMPPEIAGLEYDNTIMKLETSGDMGAANVSAAVQLSLDLAKLGGLKDIVPAEDVISTKFKPVPAK, via the coding sequence ATGAAGATCAATCGCCGTGACGCGTGCCTATCGCTCGTCGCCGCCGCAATTCTTGCCGGCCCCGCGAGCGCCGCCGAGACCATCCGCGTCGGCCTGCCCACGAAGACATACTGGCCGACGACGATCGCCGAAACGGCCGTGCGGCAGAAACTGTTCGAGAAGGAAGGCATCCAGGCCGAGCTCACCATCTATCGCAGCGGTGCCGAGACGTTCGAGGGCATGGCAGCAGGCGCGGCCGACATCATCCTCGATCCGCCGTCACTGGTCTCCGCCGGGCGCAAGAAGGGCGTGATGTCGCGCATCGTCGCCAATGCCGCGATGGGCAATTTCGGCTGGCAATTGATGGTGCCGACCAAATCGACGCTCGAGGTCAAGGACCTCAACGGCAAGAAGGTGGCGATCACCGCGGCCGGCTCGGGCTCTGACCTGCTTGCGCTGTGGACCATCCAGGACAAGAAGATCGACTTCACGCGCGTTCCCGTCGGCGGCGGCGGCCTGGTGCCGAACCTCCTGGCCGGCAATGTCGACGCCGCCGTGGTCTATTCGCCGCTGAGCTTCCAGATCTCGAAATCCGGCGAAGCCAAGAGCATCCTCGACTACGCGACCGCGGTGCCGCCGAACCTCACCGCAGGCTGGATTGTGCTCGACAAATTCGCCGAGGCCAAGCCTCAGCTGGTGCAGAAGGCGGTGAACGCGCTCTACGGCGCGGTCGCGTTCATGCGGGCGAACCGCGATGTCACCGTCAAGCTGATCGCCGAGCTCTACGAAATGCCGCCGGAGATCGCCGGCCTCGAATACGACAACACGATCATGAAGCTCGAGACCAGCGGCGACATGGGCGCGGCCAATGTCAGCGCGGCGGTTCAGCTCTCGCTCGATCTCGCCAAGCTCGGCGGGCTCAAGGACATCGTGCCGGCCGAGGACGTGATCTCGACCAAGTTCAAACCCGTCCCGGCCAAGTAG
- a CDS encoding AsmA family protein — protein MRAVKFAGAALVAVIIGIAVLLVIGIPSGFLTSMIASRVESATGYRLSIDGTTKISLWPTLNVTLNDLTLADPRDRSGITRLTVDRVQADMSLSSVWSGRPEISELIVTRPVLYQPLLRERLPNAGGSSKPPLALDANGASIARVKVTDGEVAFSRLRDRVEGRISAINADAIGGRDRKVNVTGTARVGDHPTKFDIKAATPAAPGDRPTIPVDFAIDMPDVLKSQLTGQAEMRLNGDIVMINSVNGRLGDGAFNGWASVDIASKPLVKVDLDFQRLAIPLAKTPEGTPGQPWSNAPIDVSGLNYVDAQVRISANEAVIGDARIAPLALDAKLAGGVLKAGTANLGAYDGQVSGEVILDATTGAPSFAMHSDLVGVRALPLLQGLAEFDRIDGKLQAKLALRSAGTSQRTLMANMQGTAFVNFQDGAIRGINVAQMIRSLTTGTLSGWQDSKEQSTDLSQLSASFRIDKGQAVTTDLNLIGPLVRVTGAGTIALDTKMIGFRVEPKLVMTTEGQGRTNEPVGFGIPVMIQGSWSQPRIYPDMAGMLDNPDAAYARLREMGKGLFGPDGAGLGNILGSLGLGGTATPGGNANPQAQQPGQNNLLGGPLGEAIGNLIQQGLSNGAGSSTGAAPSTGRSRSLPATPSTPAPQGSPAAPAVEDPPVAQQDSQPMNDVLRQLFNR, from the coding sequence ATGAGAGCAGTGAAATTCGCCGGCGCGGCTTTAGTCGCCGTCATCATCGGGATCGCGGTCCTGTTGGTGATCGGGATCCCATCAGGCTTCCTGACCTCGATGATCGCCTCGCGCGTCGAGAGTGCCACCGGCTATCGGCTGTCGATCGACGGCACCACGAAGATCAGCCTGTGGCCGACGCTGAACGTCACCCTGAACGATCTCACGCTTGCCGACCCCCGGGATCGCAGCGGCATCACCCGCCTGACGGTTGACCGCGTGCAGGCCGACATGTCGCTCTCCAGCGTGTGGTCGGGCCGCCCTGAGATCAGCGAGCTCATCGTCACCCGTCCCGTGCTTTACCAACCGCTGCTGCGGGAGCGGCTGCCGAATGCGGGAGGCTCGTCGAAGCCGCCACTCGCGCTCGATGCCAATGGCGCGTCCATCGCCCGCGTCAAGGTCACCGACGGCGAAGTCGCATTCTCGCGCTTGCGCGACCGTGTCGAGGGCCGCATCAGCGCCATCAACGCCGACGCGATCGGTGGCCGCGATCGCAAGGTCAATGTCACCGGCACAGCGCGCGTCGGCGATCACCCGACCAAGTTCGACATCAAGGCGGCGACACCGGCTGCGCCAGGCGATCGGCCGACGATCCCGGTGGATTTCGCCATCGACATGCCCGATGTGCTGAAGTCTCAACTTACCGGCCAGGCCGAGATGCGCCTCAATGGCGACATCGTCATGATCAACAGCGTGAACGGCCGGCTTGGCGACGGCGCGTTCAACGGCTGGGCGTCGGTCGACATCGCGAGCAAGCCCCTGGTCAAGGTCGATCTCGACTTCCAGCGGCTGGCGATTCCGCTGGCAAAGACGCCGGAGGGCACGCCCGGACAGCCCTGGAGCAATGCGCCGATCGACGTCTCCGGGCTCAATTATGTCGACGCGCAGGTGCGGATCTCGGCGAACGAGGCCGTGATCGGCGATGCGCGTATCGCGCCGCTGGCGCTCGATGCCAAGCTCGCCGGCGGCGTGCTGAAGGCCGGCACGGCCAATCTCGGCGCCTATGACGGCCAGGTCTCCGGTGAGGTGATCCTGGACGCGACCACCGGCGCGCCGAGCTTTGCCATGCATTCCGATCTCGTCGGCGTGCGTGCGCTGCCGCTGCTGCAGGGCCTTGCCGAATTCGACCGCATCGACGGCAAGCTGCAGGCCAAGCTCGCTTTGCGCAGCGCCGGCACCAGCCAGCGCACGCTGATGGCGAACATGCAGGGCACGGCCTTCGTCAACTTCCAGGATGGCGCTATCCGCGGCATCAATGTCGCCCAGATGATCCGCTCGCTGACGACGGGTACGCTGTCCGGCTGGCAAGACAGCAAGGAGCAAAGCACCGACCTGTCGCAGCTCTCGGCCTCCTTCCGCATCGACAAGGGACAGGCGGTGACGACCGATCTCAACCTGATCGGGCCGCTGGTGCGGGTCACCGGCGCCGGTACCATCGCGCTCGACACCAAGATGATCGGCTTTCGCGTCGAGCCGAAGCTGGTGATGACGACCGAAGGCCAGGGCCGCACCAACGAGCCGGTCGGGTTTGGCATTCCCGTGATGATCCAGGGCTCCTGGTCGCAGCCGCGGATCTACCCTGACATGGCCGGTATGCTGGACAATCCCGATGCCGCCTACGCCAGGCTGCGCGAGATGGGCAAGGGCCTGTTCGGCCCCGACGGCGCCGGGCTCGGCAACATTCTGGGTAGCCTCGGTCTCGGCGGCACCGCCACACCGGGCGGCAATGCCAATCCGCAAGCCCAGCAGCCGGGCCAGAACAATCTGCTCGGCGGCCCGCTGGGGGAGGCGATCGGCAATTTGATTCAGCAGGGCCTGTCCAATGGCGCGGGAAGCAGCACGGGTGCCGCGCCGAGCACTGGGCGCAGCCGCAGCCTGCCGGCAACGCCCTCCACACCGGCACCGCAGGGCTCGCCCGCGGCCCCGGCCGTGGAGGACCCGCCGGTCGCGCAGCAGGACAGTCAGCCAATGAACGACGTGCTGCGACAACTCTTTAACCGGTGA
- a CDS encoding Crp/Fnr family transcriptional regulator, with product MSKQAEFAVILKMNAMFADLGADELQRLSNLCHTQHLRNGEVLFQKGDPGDALFGVRRGQVRIETGASDGSRLTLNFMGPGDLFGEVAVLDGQNRTADATAGEASELFVLRREDFLNFLEREPKVAIKIIALLCQRIRWQSERMEESMLQPLPVRLARRLCALAADFGSEVHISQEQLGVFVGAARESVNRQLQAWRKEAILDLQRGRILLRNMTKLTAIARNE from the coding sequence ATGAGCAAGCAGGCCGAATTTGCGGTCATTCTGAAGATGAACGCGATGTTCGCGGATCTCGGTGCAGACGAGCTGCAGCGGCTGTCCAATCTCTGTCACACCCAGCATCTGAGGAACGGCGAGGTGCTGTTCCAGAAGGGGGATCCCGGGGACGCGCTGTTTGGCGTGCGCCGCGGCCAGGTCCGCATCGAGACCGGCGCCTCCGACGGCAGCCGGCTGACGCTGAATTTCATGGGACCGGGCGACCTGTTCGGCGAAGTCGCGGTGCTGGACGGCCAGAATCGCACCGCGGATGCGACCGCGGGCGAGGCCAGTGAATTGTTCGTGCTGCGGCGGGAAGATTTCCTCAACTTCCTCGAACGCGAGCCGAAGGTCGCGATCAAGATCATCGCGCTGCTGTGCCAGCGCATCCGCTGGCAGAGCGAGCGCATGGAGGAATCCATGCTGCAGCCGCTGCCAGTGCGCCTCGCGCGGCGGCTTTGCGCGCTCGCCGCCGATTTCGGTTCCGAGGTGCACATCTCGCAGGAGCAGCTCGGCGTGTTCGTCGGCGCCGCCCGCGAGAGCGTCAACCGCCAGCTGCAGGCCTGGCGCAAGGAAGCCATTCTCGATCTGCAGCGCGGCCGGATATTGCTGCGGAACATGACCAAGCTGACGGCGATCGCGCGAAACGAGTGA